The following is a genomic window from Sphingorhabdus sp. Alg231-15.
CCAACGGCGATGGCTCGTTCTGCGCCTTTCAGGTTCGGGATCAGCGTGACGACATCAAGGTCAGGGAGCGTCTTGGCATAGGCGACAATCTCCGCCGTATCCGCCATTTGAGGGAGCAGCGCAGGCGGTACGAAGCTGCCCACTTCAATCTCGCTGACACCGGCGTCTGCTTCCGCCTTGATCCAGGCCTTTTTGGCTTCGGTCGGCATAACAGCATCCACGCTTTGTAAGCCGTCGCGCGGTCCCACTTCGCTGATTGTTACGGAAGTTGTCATTGATTGGCTCCTAGGTAAATCCATGGTCGCTTTGCACGGTCAGCCGCTTGCCAACTGGCAATGTCCTCGGCCATTTTTAAACTGAGGTCGATCGCGTCCAGCCCCTCCAGCAACATTGCCTTGGCTTCGTCGTCAATCGGGAAGGACCAGCTCTGTTCATTGTCGATGCTGATCTTCTGCGTTGGCAAGTCGATGGTAACGGTACGGTCGGCTTTTGCCATCATCGCAATGGCATCCGCATTAATCACGGCTGGCAATATGCCGTTGCGGACACAATTGCCCGCAAAAATCGGAGCGAAACTTGGGGCGATGACCGCGCGAAATCCATATTCCGCCAAAGCCCAGACGGCATGCTCGCGGCTCGACCCACAACCGAAATTTGCGCCGCCAAGGATGATCTGGCTGTTTGCATAGTCGGGATCATTCAGAACGAAAGTGGCGTCGGCTTCGCGACCGCCGATGCTTGTATAGCGCCATCCAGCAAACAGACCATCAGCAAGACCTGTCTTGCCGGTGCTTTTCATCTCTCGTGAGGGGATGATCTGGTCCGTGTCGATATTATCGCGCATCAGCGGCATCGCCAGCGAGGTAAGGGAGGTGAACGGTTCTGCCATCACAATAGCTCCCGGACATCGGAAATCGCTCCGGCCAGCGCACTAGCGACAACCGTTTCCGGGCTCGCAATATGGGTTTTGACGCCCGGCCCCTGACGACTTTCAAAATTGCGGTTGGTCGTTGATATGACCCGCGATCCGGCATCAAAACTCTCGCCGCCAGCATAGAAGCACATCGAGCAACCGCTTTCCCGCCATTCAAACCCGGCATCGCGGAAAATCACGTCTATCCCTTCCGCTTCCGCTTCGCGTTTGACGCGGGAAGAGCCCGGGACGCAGATGGCTTTGATCTGATTGGCAATTTTTTTGCCTTTCAGTAATGCGCTGGCTCGCCGCAGATCGGACAGGCGGCTGTTGGTGCAGCTTCCAATGAAGGCGGCGTCAATTGGTGTTCCGGCAAGGCCTTGCCCCTTTTGCAATGCCATATAATCGAGCGGTTGCTGGCTTGCGTCGTCCGGGATAGACCCACTTATACTGATGCTGTGTTCTGGACTGGTTCCCCAACTTACCATTGGAGTTATGTCACCGGCATCGATTTCAATATCGGTGTCGAAAACAGCGTTTGTGCCACTTGTCAGTTTTTTCCAATGCTCAACTGCCTGCTTCCAATCTGAACCCTTCGGCGCATAATGACGATCCTCAAGATATGCGAAAGTTTTGACATCAGGAGCAATAAACCCGGACATTGCGGAAAATTCCGTGGCCATATTACACAGGGTCATCCGTCCTTC
Proteins encoded in this region:
- a CDS encoding 3-isopropylmalate dehydratase large subunit, giving the protein MRKWRLLLPEPSTLFDALWDSHVISALPGGGALLAIDRVFLHERTGASALNALAEAGRTVADPARVFAVTDHIVDTRSGRTDRTLMPGGQAFITETRAATKAAGITLFDVNDPDQGIVHVISPEMGIVLPGCTLVAPDSHTCTQGAFGALAWGIGSSEAEHAMTTGTLRLNKPKSMRVRFSGALSKGVTPKDMIMTLIARHGAAGGKGHAVEFAGDAVRALDMEGRMTLCNMATEFSAMSGFIAPDVKTFAYLEDRHYAPKGSDWKQAVEHWKKLTSGTNAVFDTDIEIDAGDITPMVSWGTSPEHSISISGSIPDDASQQPLDYMALQKGQGLAGTPIDAAFIGSCTNSRLSDLRRASALLKGKKIANQIKAICVPGSSRVKREAEAEGIDVIFRDAGFEWRESGCSMCFYAGGESFDAGSRVISTTNRNFESRQGPGVKTHIASPETVVASALAGAISDVRELL
- the leuD gene encoding 3-isopropylmalate dehydratase small subunit; amino-acid sequence: MAEPFTSLTSLAMPLMRDNIDTDQIIPSREMKSTGKTGLADGLFAGWRYTSIGGREADATFVLNDPDYANSQIILGGANFGCGSSREHAVWALAEYGFRAVIAPSFAPIFAGNCVRNGILPAVINADAIAMMAKADRTVTIDLPTQKISIDNEQSWSFPIDDEAKAMLLEGLDAIDLSLKMAEDIASWQAADRAKRPWIYLGANQ